TCCCGACAATAAACGATTACTAGCTATCGCCAGAATCATTGCCGAAAAAAACTAACCCATCAAAATCAATTGACGAGCAACAAACTAATTCGTCGACTATGACACACTGTTGAGTTCTCAAACATCAGATGCATACGCCCTCAAGATCCTTGCAGACCCGATCTGGCGCAACCTCGTAAACATTACCGATCCGTGTCGTCCGCGTCAACTCGAGGAGCTGGGCGGCTACTGGAGCCGGTGCCGGGCATGCAGACTCCCGTTGAGCTTGGGCCCGAGGGCCCCGAGTGGGAGTCGCTTACCGCGACAACCAGAACGTTAGAGCACGACATCCTGTGTTCACAAACCGGGGGTCTCCCGGACCGCTGCCGGGTGCCTGCGATGCCCGGAAACACTGGGATCCCCGGTGATCCAGAAGCGCCACACCCGATCGGGGGCCAGGCGCAGACCGGTCCTCGGACCGCGGCTGATCTCCACCGCCTCGTTGGGGAGGTCCAAGGTGACCGGCCCGCTGCCGTGGTCCGCGACGTCGGACCCGTCGTCGTCGAGCGAGATCGCGAGAGCACGGCAGAGCAGCCCGGGCCCGCGGGCCAGCTGTCGGTCGGCCACGCCGGGCCGCCGTTTGCGCGCCACGTCGACGCCGTCGACGACCTCCCCAGCGCGCAGTAGCACCGCCGCGGCGGTCCCCGCCTCCCCCACGACGACGTTGGCGCACACGTGCATCCCGTAGGACAGGTAGC
The Nocardioides plantarum genome window above contains:
- a CDS encoding DNA-3-methyladenine glycosylase, whose translation is MPGWPELLGPAEEVAPRLLGGVLRKDGVAVRITEVEAYAGDTDPGSHAYRGRTPRTEVMFGPPGRLYCYLSYGMHVCANVVVGEAGTAAAVLLRAGEVVDGVDVARKRRPGVADRQLARGPGLLCRALAISLDDDGSDVADHGSGPVTLDLPNEAVEISRGPRTGLRLAPDRVWRFWITGDPSVSGHRRHPAAVRETPGL